A DNA window from Pseudomonas tohonis contains the following coding sequences:
- a CDS encoding phosphatidate cytidylyltransferase — translation MLKQRIITALVLLPIALGGFFLLDGGAFALFIGLVVSLGGWEWARLAGFDAQSARVGYAALVAALLFGLYQVPALAPWVLAVGILWWLAATLLVLGYPGSSRYWGGSAGKLAIGLLILLPAWQGLVLFKQWPLANWLILAVMVLVWAADIGAYFSGKAFGKRKLAPAVSPGKSWEGLIGGLCTSLLITLGVGIFRGWDGGVLLAGLLGAALVVLISVVGDLTESMFKRQSGIKDSSNLLPGHGGVLDRIDSLTAAIPMFAALLWVAGWGSL, via the coding sequence ATGCTCAAACAACGAATCATCACCGCGCTGGTGCTCCTGCCCATCGCGCTGGGAGGTTTCTTCCTGCTCGACGGCGGCGCTTTCGCGCTGTTCATCGGCCTGGTGGTCAGCCTCGGAGGCTGGGAATGGGCGCGCCTCGCCGGCTTCGACGCCCAGTCGGCCCGTGTCGGCTACGCCGCGCTGGTCGCGGCCCTGCTGTTCGGTCTCTACCAGGTGCCGGCCCTGGCGCCCTGGGTCCTGGCCGTCGGCATCCTCTGGTGGCTGGCCGCGACCTTGCTGGTGCTCGGCTATCCGGGCTCCAGCCGCTATTGGGGTGGCTCCGCCGGCAAGCTGGCGATCGGCCTGCTGATCCTCCTGCCGGCCTGGCAGGGGCTGGTGCTGTTCAAGCAGTGGCCGCTGGCGAACTGGCTGATCCTCGCCGTGATGGTGCTGGTCTGGGCCGCTGATATCGGCGCCTATTTTTCCGGCAAGGCCTTCGGCAAGCGCAAGCTGGCCCCTGCGGTCAGCCCCGGCAAGAGCTGGGAAGGCCTCATTGGCGGCCTGTGCACAAGCCTGCTGATCACCCTGGGCGTGGGCATCTTCCGCGGCTGGGACGGCGGCGTGCTGCTCGCCGGGTTGCTCGGCGCTGCGCTGGTGGTGCTGATCTCGGTGGTGGGCGACCTCACCGAAAGCATGTTCAAGCGCCAGTCCGGCATCAAGGACAGCAGCAACCTGCTGCCTGGCCATGGTGGCGTGCTCGACCGTATCGACAGCCTCACCGCCGCCATCCCGATGTTCGCCGCGCTGCTGTGGGTCGCCGGCTGGGGCAGTCTGTGA
- the bamA gene encoding outer membrane protein assembly factor BamA has translation MKRLLLTAVLAALMIGEVHAESFTISDIRVNGLQRVSAGSVFGALPLNVGDQADDRRLVEATRALFKTGFFQDIQLGRDGGVLVISVVERPSISSIEIEGNKAITSEDLLKGLKQSGLSEGEIFQRATLEGVRNELQRQYVAQGRYSAEIEAEVIPQPRNRVALKININEGTVAAIQHINVVGNTVFPDEDLIGLFELKTTNWLSFFKNDDKYAREKLSGDLERLRSYYLDRGYINMDISSTQVSITPDKKHVYVTVNVDEGEKYTIRDVKLSGDLKVPEEEVKSLLLVKEGQVFSRKIMTTTSELITRRLGNEGYTFANVNGVPQAHDEDHTVSVTFAVDPGKRAYVNRINFRGNTKSEDEVLRREMRQMEGGWASTYLIDQSKTRLERLGFFKEVNVETPQVPGTDDQVDVNYSVEEQPSGSITASVGFAQSAGLILGGSISQNNFLGTGNKVSIGLTRSEYQTRYNFGFVDPYWTVDGVSLGYNAFYRTTDYDDLDVDVSSYSVDSLGGGVSVGYPINETSRLTFGLTVQQDEIGTGRYTVDEIFDFIRQEGDKYLNFKGSIGWSESTLNRGVLANRGHSQSLVLESTLPGSDLSFFKLDYRAQLFTPLSQSTALRWHTELGYGDSYGSTSELPFYEHYFAGGFNSVRGFEDSSLGPRSTPSTGRNPGTIADPDQDPLPFGGNVLVQGGVELLFPLPFVKDQRQLRTVLFWDVGNVFDTSCSSTATNCSSINAGDLASSVGVGLTWITALGPLSFSLGMPVKKPDNADTQVFQFSLGQTF, from the coding sequence ATGAAACGCCTGTTGCTAACTGCGGTGCTCGCCGCACTCATGATCGGCGAAGTTCACGCCGAGTCCTTCACCATCTCCGACATCCGCGTAAACGGCCTGCAGCGGGTATCCGCCGGCAGCGTGTTCGGTGCTCTGCCGCTCAACGTCGGCGATCAGGCGGATGACCGCCGCTTGGTTGAAGCCACTCGCGCCCTGTTCAAGACCGGTTTCTTCCAGGACATCCAGCTCGGCCGCGATGGTGGTGTCCTGGTGATCAGTGTGGTCGAGCGCCCGTCGATTTCCAGCATCGAGATCGAAGGCAACAAGGCCATCACCAGCGAAGACCTGCTCAAGGGCCTGAAGCAGTCCGGCCTCTCCGAAGGCGAGATCTTCCAGCGCGCGACCCTCGAAGGCGTGCGCAACGAGCTGCAGCGCCAGTACGTGGCCCAGGGCCGCTACTCCGCCGAGATCGAAGCCGAGGTGATCCCGCAACCGCGCAACCGCGTCGCGCTGAAGATCAACATCAACGAAGGCACGGTCGCTGCCATCCAGCACATCAACGTGGTGGGCAACACCGTATTCCCCGATGAGGACCTGATTGGCCTCTTCGAGCTGAAGACCACCAACTGGCTGTCGTTCTTCAAGAACGATGACAAGTACGCCCGCGAGAAGCTTTCCGGTGACCTTGAGCGCCTGCGCTCCTACTACCTGGACCGCGGCTACATCAACATGGATATCTCCTCCACCCAGGTATCCATCACCCCGGACAAGAAGCACGTCTACGTCACCGTCAACGTCGACGAAGGCGAGAAATACACCATCCGCGACGTGAAGCTCTCCGGCGACCTGAAGGTGCCGGAAGAAGAGGTCAAGTCGCTGCTACTGGTGAAGGAAGGCCAGGTCTTCTCCCGCAAGATCATGACCACCACCTCCGAGCTGATCACCCGCCGCCTGGGCAACGAGGGCTACACCTTCGCCAACGTCAACGGCGTGCCCCAGGCTCACGACGAGGATCACACCGTCTCCGTGACCTTCGCCGTCGATCCGGGCAAGCGTGCCTACGTCAACCGCATCAACTTCCGTGGCAACACCAAGTCCGAGGACGAAGTGCTGCGCCGCGAGATGCGCCAGATGGAAGGTGGCTGGGCCTCGACCTACCTGATCGACCAGTCCAAGACCCGCCTGGAACGCCTGGGCTTCTTCAAGGAAGTCAACGTCGAGACCCCGCAGGTGCCGGGCACCGACGACCAGGTCGACGTCAACTACAGCGTCGAAGAGCAGCCTTCCGGCTCCATCACCGCCAGTGTCGGCTTCGCGCAGAGCGCGGGCCTGATCCTCGGCGGCTCGATCAGCCAGAACAACTTCCTCGGTACCGGCAACAAGGTCAGCATCGGCCTGACCCGTTCCGAGTACCAGACCCGCTACAACTTCGGCTTCGTGGACCCCTACTGGACCGTCGACGGCGTGAGCCTGGGCTACAACGCCTTCTACCGCACCACCGACTACGACGACCTCGATGTCGACGTATCCAGCTACTCGGTGGACAGCCTCGGTGGTGGCGTGAGCGTCGGCTATCCGATCAACGAGACCTCGCGCCTGACCTTCGGCCTGACCGTGCAGCAGGACGAGATCGGCACTGGTCGCTACACCGTCGACGAGATCTTCGACTTCATCCGTCAGGAAGGCGACAAGTACCTGAACTTCAAGGGTTCCATCGGCTGGTCCGAATCGACCCTGAACCGTGGCGTGCTGGCCAACCGTGGCCATTCCCAGAGCCTGGTGCTGGAAAGCACGCTGCCGGGCAGCGACCTGTCGTTCTTCAAGCTCGACTACCGTGCCCAGCTCTTCACCCCGCTGAGCCAGAGCACCGCGCTGCGCTGGCACACCGAGCTGGGCTACGGCGACAGCTACGGCTCCACCTCCGAGCTGCCGTTCTACGAGCACTACTTCGCCGGCGGCTTCAACTCGGTGCGTGGCTTCGAGGACAGCAGCCTGGGCCCGCGCAGCACCCCGAGTACCGGTCGCAACCCCGGCACCATCGCCGACCCGGACCAGGATCCGCTGCCCTTCGGTGGCAACGTTCTGGTGCAGGGCGGTGTAGAGCTGCTGTTCCCGCTGCCCTTCGTCAAGGACCAGCGCCAGTTGCGTACCGTGCTGTTCTGGGATGTGGGTAATGTGTTCGACACCAGTTGCTCGTCCACCGCGACCAACTGCAGCAGCATCAACGCAGGCGATCTCGCCAGCTCCGTGGGTGTGGGGCTGACCTGGATCACCGCGCTGGGGCCGTTGAGCTTCAGCCTGGGCATGCCGGTGAAGAAGCCGGACAATGCCGACACCCAGGTATTCCAGTTCTCCCTGGGCCAGACCTTCTAA
- the ispC gene encoding 1-deoxy-D-xylulose-5-phosphate reductoisomerase: protein MSRPQRITVLGATGSIGLSTLDVIARHPLRYEAFALSGFSRLSELQALCLRHRPRYAVVPDQESARHLQAGLQGAGLTTEVLVGEGGLCEVASHPEVDAVMAAIVGAAGLKPTLAAVEAGKRVLLANKEALVMSGALFIQAVRHSGAVLLPIDSEHNAIFQCLPGDYSRGLAQVGVRRILLTASGGPFRETSLDVLHEVSPEQACAHPNWSMGRKISVDSASMMNKGLELIEACWLFDASPSQVEVVIHPQSVIHSLVDYVDGSVLAQLGNPDMRTPIAHALAWPERIDSGVSALDLFRIGRLDFHEPDETRFPCLRLARQAAEAGGSAPAMLNAANEVAVAAFLERRIRFTEIASIIDEVLNRESVLAVETLDAVLLADARARAAAQDWLARHGR from the coding sequence GTGAGCCGTCCGCAACGCATCACCGTGCTGGGAGCCACCGGTTCCATCGGCCTCAGCACCCTGGATGTCATCGCGCGCCATCCTCTGCGCTATGAGGCTTTCGCCCTGAGCGGTTTCTCCCGCCTGTCCGAATTGCAGGCCCTGTGCCTGCGGCACCGTCCGCGCTATGCCGTGGTGCCTGACCAGGAGTCCGCCCGCCACCTGCAGGCCGGGCTCCAGGGTGCCGGCCTGACCACGGAGGTGTTGGTGGGGGAGGGCGGGCTTTGTGAGGTCGCGTCTCATCCCGAGGTCGATGCGGTCATGGCCGCCATCGTCGGCGCGGCCGGCCTCAAGCCGACCCTGGCTGCCGTCGAGGCCGGAAAGCGCGTGCTGCTGGCCAACAAGGAAGCCCTGGTGATGTCCGGGGCGCTGTTCATCCAGGCGGTGCGGCACAGTGGTGCGGTGCTGCTACCCATCGACAGCGAGCACAACGCGATCTTCCAGTGCCTGCCGGGGGACTATTCCCGTGGCCTCGCGCAGGTCGGCGTGCGGCGCATCCTCCTCACCGCATCCGGCGGCCCGTTCCGCGAAACCTCGCTGGATGTGCTGCATGAGGTGAGCCCCGAACAGGCCTGCGCCCATCCCAACTGGTCCATGGGGCGGAAGATCTCCGTGGATTCGGCGAGCATGATGAACAAGGGGCTCGAGCTGATCGAAGCCTGCTGGCTGTTCGATGCGAGCCCGTCCCAGGTCGAGGTGGTGATCCACCCCCAGAGCGTCATTCACTCTCTGGTCGATTATGTCGATGGCTCGGTGCTCGCCCAATTGGGCAACCCCGACATGCGCACGCCCATCGCCCACGCCCTGGCCTGGCCGGAGCGCATCGATTCGGGTGTCTCTGCGCTGGACCTTTTCCGTATCGGTCGGCTGGATTTCCATGAGCCTGACGAGACGCGGTTCCCCTGCCTGCGCCTGGCGCGACAGGCGGCGGAGGCGGGTGGCAGTGCCCCGGCGATGCTCAATGCCGCCAACGAGGTGGCTGTCGCGGCCTTCCTCGAGCGGCGCATTCGCTTCACGGAGATCGCGAGTATCATCGACGAGGTGCTGAACCGCGAATCGGTGCTGGCGGTCGAAACGCTGGACGCCGTGCTGCTCGCGGACGCCCGTGCACGCGCTGCGGCGCAGGATTGGTTGGCCCGTCACGGGCGTTGA
- the rseP gene encoding RIP metalloprotease RseP, whose product MSALYMVLGTLVALGVLVTFHEFGHFWVARRCGVKVLRFSVGFGTPLVRWHDRHGTEFVIAAIPLGGYVKMLDEREAEVPAAELDRSFNRKPVGQRIAIVAAGPIANFLLALLFFWILAMLGTQQVRPVVGSVAADSIAAQAGLQVGQEILSVDGKAVTGWGGVNLQLVRRLGESGDLNLVVRSQGSTAETPLRLQLNDWLKGADEPDPIGSLGIRPWRPAMPPLLDEVPEGPAQAAGLRPGDRIRALDGQAMDDWQQLVDFVRSRPGQRITVSYERDGQVAEMPVTLGARGEGDARSGFLGAGVKAGEWPAEMLREVSFGPLDAVGEAAARTWSMSLLTLDSLKKMLLGELSVKNLSGPITIAKVAGASAQSGVGDFLNFLAYLSISLGVLNLLPIPVLDGGHLLFYLIEWARGRPLSERVQAWGVQIGISLVVGVMLLALVNDLGRL is encoded by the coding sequence ATGAGCGCGCTATACATGGTCTTGGGTACCCTGGTGGCATTGGGGGTGCTGGTCACCTTCCACGAGTTCGGCCACTTCTGGGTCGCTCGTCGCTGCGGCGTCAAGGTGCTGCGGTTCTCCGTCGGTTTCGGCACCCCGCTGGTCCGCTGGCATGACCGCCATGGCACCGAGTTCGTGATCGCCGCCATCCCCCTGGGTGGCTACGTGAAGATGCTCGACGAGCGCGAGGCTGAAGTGCCCGCTGCGGAGCTCGACCGTTCGTTCAATCGCAAGCCCGTGGGGCAGCGCATCGCCATCGTCGCCGCCGGGCCCATCGCCAACTTCCTCCTCGCGCTGCTGTTCTTCTGGATCCTGGCCATGCTGGGCACGCAGCAGGTGCGTCCGGTAGTGGGCTCCGTTGCCGCCGACAGCATCGCCGCGCAGGCCGGCCTGCAGGTCGGGCAGGAAATCCTTTCCGTCGATGGCAAGGCCGTCACCGGCTGGGGCGGCGTCAACCTGCAGTTGGTGCGTCGTCTCGGCGAGAGCGGCGACCTCAACCTGGTGGTGCGCAGCCAGGGCTCGACTGCCGAGACCCCGCTGCGCCTGCAGCTCAACGACTGGCTGAAAGGCGCTGACGAACCAGATCCCATCGGTTCGCTGGGCATCCGGCCGTGGCGTCCAGCCATGCCGCCGCTGCTGGACGAGGTGCCGGAAGGTCCGGCCCAGGCCGCTGGGCTGCGCCCGGGCGATCGCATCCGGGCCCTCGATGGGCAGGCGATGGATGACTGGCAGCAGTTGGTGGATTTCGTCCGCAGCCGCCCGGGCCAGCGCATCACGGTGAGCTACGAGCGTGACGGGCAGGTCGCCGAAATGCCCGTCACCCTGGGGGCGCGCGGCGAGGGTGACGCCCGCAGCGGCTTCCTCGGCGCCGGCGTAAAGGCGGGTGAGTGGCCGGCCGAGATGCTGCGCGAGGTGAGCTTCGGCCCGCTCGATGCGGTCGGCGAGGCAGCGGCGCGGACCTGGTCCATGAGCCTGCTAACTCTGGATTCCCTAAAGAAAATGTTGCTCGGCGAGCTCTCGGTAAAAAACTTGAGCGGGCCGATAACCATTGCTAAAGTGGCGGGCGCTTCAGCCCAGTCCGGCGTGGGGGATTTCCTGAATTTCCTGGCCTACCTGAGCATAAGCCTGGGGGTTCTCAATCTGTTGCCAATTCCCGTCCTGGACGGGGGGCACCTGCTGTTCTACCTGATCGAATGGGCGCGTGGACGACCACTGTCAGAGCGGGTGCAAGCTTGGGGGGTACAGATCGGCATCAGTCTTGTCGTCGGGGTCATGCTATTGGCCCTGGTGAACGATCTGGGCCGTCTGTAA
- the uppS gene encoding polyprenyl diphosphate synthase — MDKKGVSPAIPRHVAIIMDGNNRWAKKRLLPGVAGHKAGVDAVRAVIEVCAEAGVEVLTLFAFSSENWQRPAEEVGALMELFLSALRREARRLNDNQIRLRIIGDRSRFHPELQAAMREAELLTAGEHRFTLQIAANYGGQWDITQAAQRLAREVQAGHLQVDEITPGLLQNCLATGDLPLPDLCIRTGGEHRISNFLLWQLAYAELYFSDLFWPDFKHEAMRKALGDYATRQRRFGKTSEQIEAEAR, encoded by the coding sequence ATGGACAAGAAAGGCGTTTCTCCAGCGATCCCGCGTCATGTGGCGATCATCATGGATGGCAACAATCGCTGGGCCAAGAAGCGCCTGCTGCCGGGCGTCGCCGGTCACAAGGCCGGTGTCGATGCCGTCCGTGCGGTGATCGAGGTGTGCGCCGAGGCGGGTGTCGAGGTGCTCACGCTCTTCGCTTTCTCCAGTGAGAACTGGCAGCGTCCGGCCGAGGAGGTCGGCGCGCTGATGGAGCTGTTCCTCTCGGCCCTGCGCCGGGAGGCGCGGCGCCTGAACGACAACCAGATCCGCCTGCGCATCATCGGTGACCGTTCGCGGTTCCATCCCGAGTTGCAGGCCGCCATGCGCGAAGCCGAGTTACTGACCGCTGGCGAGCACCGCTTCACCCTGCAGATCGCCGCCAACTACGGTGGCCAATGGGACATCACCCAGGCCGCCCAGCGCCTGGCCCGTGAAGTCCAGGCCGGGCACCTGCAGGTGGACGAGATCACGCCCGGGCTGCTGCAGAACTGCCTGGCCACTGGCGACCTGCCGCTGCCCGATCTGTGCATCCGCACCGGGGGCGAGCATCGCATCAGTAACTTCCTGCTCTGGCAGCTGGCCTATGCCGAGCTGTATTTCTCCGATCTGTTCTGGCCCGACTTCAAGCACGAAGCCATGCGCAAGGCCCTGGGCGACTACGCCACGCGCCAGCGCCGCTTCGGCAAGACCAGCGAACAGATAGAAGCCGAGGCCCGTTAA
- the tsf gene encoding translation elongation factor Ts — translation MAEITAALVKELRERTGLGMMDCKKALTAADGDIEKAIDDMRAAGAIKAAKKSGNIAAEGAIAVKVAADNKAAVIIEVNSQTDFLALQDDFKNFVAATIEQAFEEKLTDAAPLVASREEARLALVSKTGENVNIRRLTRVEGDVVGAYLHGHRIGVLVSLKGGSVELARDIAMHVAASNPQFLNASQVSEEAVAKEKEIFLALNADKIAGKPENIVENMVKGRIAKFLAEASLVEQPFVKDPEVKVGDLAKKAGAEIVSFVRYEVGEGIEKVEVDFAAEVAAQVAATKQ, via the coding sequence ATGGCAGAGATTACTGCAGCCCTGGTTAAAGAACTGCGCGAGCGTACCGGCCTGGGCATGATGGATTGCAAGAAGGCCCTGACCGCCGCCGATGGCGACATCGAGAAGGCCATCGACGACATGCGCGCCGCTGGTGCCATCAAGGCCGCCAAGAAGTCCGGCAACATCGCCGCCGAAGGCGCCATCGCCGTCAAGGTCGCTGCCGACAACAAGGCCGCCGTGATCATCGAAGTCAACTCCCAGACCGACTTCCTGGCTCTGCAGGACGACTTCAAGAACTTCGTCGCCGCCACCATCGAGCAGGCTTTCGAAGAGAAGCTGACCGACGCCGCTCCGCTGGTTGCCTCCCGCGAAGAAGCTCGCCTGGCCCTGGTTTCCAAGACTGGCGAAAACGTCAACATCCGTCGCCTGACCCGCGTCGAGGGTGATGTCGTGGGTGCCTACCTGCACGGCCACCGCATTGGCGTCCTGGTCAGCCTGAAAGGCGGCAGCGTCGAGCTGGCTCGTGACATCGCCATGCACGTGGCTGCCAGCAACCCGCAGTTCCTCAACGCTTCCCAGGTCTCCGAAGAAGCCGTTGCCAAGGAAAAGGAAATCTTCCTGGCCCTGAACGCCGACAAGATCGCCGGCAAGCCGGAAAACATCGTCGAGAACATGGTCAAGGGCCGTATCGCCAAGTTCCTCGCCGAAGCCAGCCTGGTCGAGCAGCCGTTCGTCAAGGATCCGGAAGTCAAGGTCGGTGACCTGGCCAAGAAAGCCGGTGCCGAAATCGTTTCCTTCGTTCGCTACGAAGTAGGCGAAGGCATCGAGAAGGTCGAAGTGGACTTCGCTGCCGAAGTTGCTGCACAAGTCGCTGCAACCAAGCAGTAA
- the lpxD gene encoding UDP-3-O-(3-hydroxymyristoyl)glucosamine N-acyltransferase — MTVATFTLGQLAERLDATLRGDETRVVSGLATLQDAGPDQLTFLANPQYRKFLADTRAAAVLLTPADAEGFAGDALLVPNPYLAYARLSHLFDPRPVAAPGIHPSAVVAPDAKVDPSASIGPGVVIESGAQIGAGVTIGAYSVVGARSVIGEGGWLAPRVTLYHDVRIGKRVVIQSGAVIGGEGFGFANEKGVWQKIAQIGGVTLGDDVEVGANTTIDRGALADTLIGNGVKLDNQIMIAHNVQVGDNTAMAGCVGISGSTKIGRNCMIAGGVGMVGHIEVCDGVFVTGMTMVTRSITEPGAYSSGTAMQPAAEWKKSAARIRQLDDMARRLQQLEKRLASVTPGGDASSDA; from the coding sequence ATGACCGTCGCGACCTTCACCCTCGGCCAGTTGGCCGAGCGTCTCGACGCCACCCTGCGTGGCGACGAGACCAGGGTTGTCTCCGGGTTGGCTACGCTGCAGGACGCTGGTCCCGACCAGTTGACCTTCCTGGCCAACCCGCAGTACCGCAAGTTCCTCGCCGATACCCGTGCCGCCGCCGTGCTGCTGACTCCGGCCGATGCCGAAGGCTTCGCCGGTGATGCGCTGCTGGTGCCCAATCCCTACCTGGCCTATGCCCGGCTCTCCCACCTGTTCGATCCCAGGCCCGTCGCCGCGCCTGGCATCCATCCGAGTGCAGTGGTCGCCCCCGATGCCAAGGTCGATCCGTCGGCAAGCATCGGGCCTGGCGTGGTGATCGAGTCCGGTGCACAGATCGGCGCCGGTGTCACCATCGGCGCGTACAGCGTCGTGGGCGCACGCAGCGTGATAGGCGAGGGCGGCTGGCTGGCGCCCCGCGTGACGCTCTACCACGACGTGCGTATCGGCAAACGCGTGGTCATCCAGTCGGGTGCCGTGATCGGTGGCGAGGGCTTTGGCTTCGCCAACGAGAAGGGTGTCTGGCAGAAGATCGCGCAGATCGGCGGTGTCACCCTGGGCGACGATGTCGAGGTCGGTGCCAACACCACCATCGACCGTGGCGCCCTGGCCGACACCCTGATCGGCAACGGCGTGAAGCTGGACAACCAGATCATGATCGCCCACAACGTCCAGGTCGGTGACAACACCGCCATGGCCGGCTGCGTGGGTATTTCCGGCAGTACCAAGATCGGCCGCAACTGCATGATTGCAGGCGGCGTCGGCATGGTCGGGCATATCGAGGTCTGCGATGGCGTGTTCGTCACCGGCATGACCATGGTGACCCGTTCCATTACCGAGCCTGGTGCCTATTCCTCCGGTACCGCCATGCAACCCGCGGCGGAATGGAAGAAGAGCGCAGCCAGAATTCGCCAGCTGGATGACATGGCGCGTCGTCTGCAGCAGCTGGAAAAGCGCCTGGCGTCAGTGACCCCGGGCGGGGATGCTTCATCTGATGCGTGA
- the pyrH gene encoding UMP kinase: MAQQVSGRQPRYKRILLKLSGEALMGSEEFGIDPKVLDRMALEIGQLVGIGVQVGLVIGGGNLFRGAALSAAGMDRVTGDHMGMLATVMNGLAMRDALERSNIPALVMSAISMVGVTDHYDRRKAMRHLKSGEVVIFSAGTGNPFFTTDSAACLRAIEIDADVVLKATKVDGVYTADPFKDPNAEKFEHLTYDEVLDRKLGVMDLTAICLCRDQKMPLRVFNMNKPGALLNIVVGGAEGTLIEEGEQ, from the coding sequence ATGGCTCAGCAGGTGAGTGGTCGCCAACCTCGCTATAAACGCATTCTGCTCAAACTCAGCGGCGAAGCCCTGATGGGGTCCGAGGAGTTCGGGATCGACCCGAAGGTCCTGGACCGCATGGCTCTGGAAATCGGTCAACTGGTCGGCATCGGCGTCCAGGTCGGCCTGGTCATCGGCGGCGGCAACCTGTTCCGTGGCGCGGCCCTCAGCGCGGCCGGCATGGATCGGGTCACCGGCGACCACATGGGCATGCTGGCCACCGTGATGAACGGCCTGGCCATGCGCGACGCGCTTGAGCGTTCCAATATCCCCGCGCTGGTGATGTCGGCCATTTCCATGGTCGGCGTGACCGACCACTACGACCGCCGCAAGGCCATGCGCCACCTCAAGAGCGGCGAAGTGGTGATCTTCTCCGCCGGTACCGGCAACCCGTTCTTCACCACCGACTCGGCCGCCTGCCTGCGTGCGATCGAGATCGACGCCGACGTGGTATTGAAAGCCACCAAGGTGGATGGCGTGTACACTGCCGACCCCTTCAAGGACCCGAACGCCGAGAAGTTCGAGCACCTCACCTATGACGAGGTGCTGGATCGCAAGCTGGGCGTGATGGACTTGACGGCGATTTGCCTGTGCCGTGACCAGAAGATGCCGCTGCGGGTCTTCAACATGAACAAACCCGGTGCCCTGCTGAACATCGTTGTGGGTGGCGCCGAAGGAACCCTGATCGAGGAGGGCGAGCAATGA
- the frr gene encoding ribosome recycling factor, whose translation MINEIKKDAQERMTKTLESLGHAFAKIRTGRAHPSILDSVMVSYYGVDTPLRQVANVTAEDSRTLALTVFDKSMIQAVEKAIMTSDLGLNPATAGTTIRVPMPALTEETRKGYTKQARAEAENARIAVRNIRRDALAQLKDLVKEKEISEDDERRAADDVQKLTDKFVAEVDKGLEAKENDLMAV comes from the coding sequence ATGATCAACGAGATCAAGAAGGACGCGCAGGAGCGCATGACCAAGACCCTGGAGTCCCTGGGCCATGCCTTCGCCAAGATCCGTACCGGCCGTGCACATCCGAGCATCCTGGACAGCGTGATGGTGTCCTACTACGGCGTCGATACCCCGCTGCGCCAGGTGGCCAACGTGACCGCCGAGGACTCCCGCACCCTGGCCCTGACCGTGTTCGACAAGAGCATGATCCAGGCGGTCGAGAAGGCCATCATGACCTCCGACCTCGGCCTCAACCCGGCCACCGCCGGTACCACCATCCGCGTCCCGATGCCGGCCCTGACCGAGGAAACCCGCAAGGGCTACACCAAGCAGGCCCGCGCTGAAGCCGAGAACGCCCGTATCGCCGTGCGCAACATCCGCCGCGATGCCCTGGCGCAGCTGAAGGACCTGGTGAAGGAAAAGGAAATCAGCGAGGACGACGAGCGTCGCGCTGCCGATGATGTGCAGAAGCTGACCGACAAGTTCGTCGCTGAGGTCGACAAGGGCCTGGAAGCCAAAGAAAACGACCTGATGGCTGTCTGA
- a CDS encoding OmpH family outer membrane protein, which translates to MRKLTQIVLVAAALMASPAFAEMKVAVLNYQMALLESDSAKKYAVDAEKKFGPQLTKLKTLESDAKRIQDRLVKEGEKMQQAERERLELEFKQKARDFQFQSKELNEAKAVADREMLKQLKPKLDQAVEEVLKKGSYDLVLERGAVIDVKPQYDITRQVIERMNQLR; encoded by the coding sequence GTGCGTAAGTTGACTCAAATCGTTCTGGTTGCCGCGGCCCTGATGGCCTCTCCGGCTTTTGCCGAGATGAAAGTTGCGGTACTGAACTATCAGATGGCGCTCCTCGAATCGGATTCGGCGAAGAAGTACGCCGTGGATGCCGAGAAGAAGTTCGGCCCCCAGCTGACCAAGCTCAAGACCCTGGAAAGCGATGCCAAGCGCATCCAGGATCGCCTGGTCAAGGAAGGCGAGAAGATGCAGCAGGCCGAGCGTGAGCGCCTGGAGCTCGAGTTCAAGCAGAAAGCCCGTGACTTCCAGTTCCAGTCCAAGGAACTGAACGAAGCCAAGGCCGTTGCCGACCGCGAAATGCTCAAGCAACTGAAGCCGAAGCTGGACCAGGCCGTCGAAGAAGTCCTGAAGAAGGGCAGCTACGACCTGGTGCTGGAGCGCGGTGCGGTGATCGATGTCAAGCCTCAGTACGACATCACTCGCCAGGTCATCGAGCGCATGAACCAACTGCGCTGA